Proteins encoded within one genomic window of Fuerstiella sp.:
- a CDS encoding DUF1080 domain-containing protein yields MTAKLITAGSVAVLFSVMANAQEWKSGVEWQEPPVVTPGDRDSDAPSDAIVLFDGTNLSAWDNGDAWRIEEGVAIPTETSISTKQHFGDIQMHIEWSAPNAIEGEGQGRGNSGVFLMGLYEVQVLDSYRNVTYFDGQAASVYKQTPPMVNAMRRPGEWNTYDIYFKAPTFRTNGELETPAYVTVVHNGILVQHHFELLGPTAYLEAPHYVAHAETGPVMLQDHHDAVRYRNIWVRPLVSPQGRRVSAPFKLARDTDKKPEIKVDAQAEDSAK; encoded by the coding sequence GTGACAGCCAAATTGATTACAGCAGGTAGTGTCGCAGTATTGTTCAGTGTGATGGCTAATGCTCAGGAATGGAAAAGTGGAGTGGAATGGCAGGAGCCACCAGTCGTTACGCCGGGCGATCGCGACAGCGACGCGCCATCTGATGCGATTGTGTTATTTGACGGTACCAATCTTTCGGCATGGGACAACGGTGATGCGTGGCGAATCGAGGAGGGCGTTGCCATTCCAACAGAAACCAGCATCTCGACTAAACAGCATTTTGGTGACATTCAGATGCACATCGAGTGGTCCGCTCCAAATGCAATTGAAGGAGAAGGCCAGGGGCGGGGGAACAGTGGTGTGTTCCTGATGGGTTTGTATGAAGTGCAGGTTCTGGATTCCTACAGGAATGTAACCTACTTCGACGGCCAGGCGGCGTCTGTATACAAACAGACACCACCGATGGTGAATGCTATGCGCCGACCGGGAGAATGGAATACGTATGACATTTATTTCAAGGCGCCAACGTTTCGTACAAATGGCGAACTTGAAACGCCCGCCTACGTGACAGTAGTGCACAACGGAATACTGGTGCAGCATCATTTCGAACTGCTGGGCCCGACAGCGTACCTGGAGGCACCGCACTATGTTGCGCACGCAGAGACCGGCCCTGTTATGTTGCAGGATCATCACGATGCGGTACGGTATCGCAACATTTGGGTCAGGCCGCTCGTATCACCACAGGGCCGCCGAGTGAGTGCGCCTTTTAAATTGGCCAGGGATACCGACAAGAAACCGGAAATCAAGGTCGACGCCCAGGCAGAAGATAGTGCTAAATAA
- a CDS encoding sugar phosphate isomerase/epimerase, translating to MQIAGSTRSLWEMSPGQACSQLQDLGFDKCELWLNDNFDQLQVSDVVSNSDSVVTELRESSRVSPVAIFLDQEVTLNEFHKVVEFSRSLRIAQMTIEASPLGTPFNTEIDRLRERHQICHQAGIRLSILTRRGLLTEDPLTATELCQSVKGLGITLDPTCYIFGSDQVSWDMVFDHTLHCHLRDSSSSQAQVSCGLGDADFNRITATLESLDFDRSLCVDLLPKTMSGEERLLELRKLRLLLESML from the coding sequence GTGCAGATCGCTGGATCAACCCGCAGTCTCTGGGAGATGTCGCCTGGGCAGGCGTGCTCACAGTTGCAGGATCTGGGCTTCGACAAGTGTGAACTGTGGCTGAATGACAATTTCGATCAGCTCCAGGTTTCCGATGTCGTTTCCAACTCAGACAGTGTGGTTACTGAACTGCGCGAGTCGAGTCGCGTCAGTCCCGTTGCGATCTTCCTGGATCAGGAGGTCACGCTGAACGAATTCCACAAGGTCGTGGAGTTTTCCCGCAGCCTGCGAATTGCGCAAATGACGATTGAGGCTTCACCTCTTGGGACCCCTTTCAACACTGAAATTGATCGACTGCGTGAACGTCACCAGATTTGTCATCAGGCCGGAATTCGACTGTCGATTCTGACCCGTCGTGGCTTACTCACGGAGGACCCACTGACCGCAACAGAGCTGTGTCAGTCCGTCAAGGGACTGGGGATTACACTGGATCCAACCTGTTACATCTTTGGTAGCGACCAGGTTTCGTGGGATATGGTGTTCGACCATACACTACACTGTCATCTGCGGGATTCATCCAGTAGTCAGGCTCAGGTGTCCTGTGGACTCGGAGACGCTGATTTCAATCGCATTACGGCAACACTTGAGAGCCTTGATTTTGACCGCTCGCTGTGCGTTGATCTGTTGCCGAAAACGATGTCCGGAGAAGAAAGATTGCTGGAGTTGCGAAAGCTGCGGCTGCTTCTGGAATCCATGCTGTAA
- a CDS encoding sigma-54 dependent transcriptional regulator, protein MSIRRTMASEKTLIDGLIGHGPAMQAVYRITRKAAPSNATVLLTGETGTGKELIARALHELSPRATGPFVRVNCGALSESLLESELFGHIKGAFTSAHENRTGRFEAAHGGTVFLDEINSISYQLQVKLLRVLQEHEFERVGDTRTIQVDCRVIAATNTDLPDEISAGRFRDDLYYRLNVIPIDLPPLRDRPEDVEALVKFFSGSFAAANGQEPVQFSTTALGLLSRYNWPGNVRELQNYVERALVLSDGDSVIVDDLPEHVRGIPSVRTARVHADSIESLCTELVSRTVTEAGHDSGELYSAAVSRVEREVILQVLRHCQGVQTRTATRLGINRNTLHKKIDEYKLHAESR, encoded by the coding sequence GTGAGCATTCGGCGTACCATGGCCTCAGAGAAGACACTTATCGACGGATTGATCGGACACGGCCCGGCTATGCAGGCTGTATACCGGATCACTCGGAAAGCCGCCCCCTCCAACGCGACGGTGTTGCTGACCGGTGAAACAGGTACAGGAAAGGAGTTGATTGCACGGGCCCTTCACGAATTAAGTCCTCGCGCCACAGGACCGTTTGTACGAGTTAACTGTGGGGCCCTGTCGGAAAGTCTGCTGGAAAGCGAATTGTTCGGACACATCAAAGGAGCTTTTACCAGTGCCCATGAAAATCGGACCGGCCGATTTGAGGCCGCACACGGCGGAACCGTTTTCCTGGATGAGATCAATTCGATCAGTTACCAGTTGCAGGTCAAGCTGCTGCGAGTTCTTCAGGAGCACGAGTTCGAACGTGTCGGTGACACCCGAACAATTCAGGTAGACTGTCGAGTGATTGCGGCAACGAATACTGATTTGCCGGACGAAATTTCAGCCGGTCGGTTTCGGGACGATCTCTATTATCGACTCAATGTCATCCCGATCGATCTGCCTCCACTGAGGGATCGACCGGAAGACGTCGAGGCGTTAGTGAAGTTTTTTTCGGGAAGCTTCGCGGCAGCAAACGGACAGGAACCAGTACAGTTTTCGACGACCGCCCTTGGATTGCTGTCGAGATACAACTGGCCCGGTAACGTCCGTGAACTGCAAAACTATGTGGAACGGGCATTGGTGCTTTCGGACGGAGATTCCGTAATTGTCGATGATCTGCCGGAGCACGTTCGCGGAATACCAAGCGTACGAACAGCTCGCGTTCATGCGGATTCGATTGAGTCACTCTGTACTGAACTGGTCAGTCGCACAGTCACGGAGGCAGGACATGACTCCGGCGAGTTATACAGTGCCGCAGTGAGTCGTGTTGAGCGTGAGGTCATTTTGCAGGTTTTACGACACTGCCAGGGAGTCCAGACACGTACTGCCACCCGTTTGGGAATCAATCGAAACACGCTGCACAAAAAGATTGATGAGTACAAACTGCATGCTGAATCACGTTGA
- a CDS encoding polyprenyl synthetase family protein, with protein MSISPVEDILAESEFPPDDPKPVRKKGRRRSTSHLKAVPETLEERTRVKEAAEEFTRTLDRSRAFSKDDLETQSRMLMDQLGLPEKFLGFTMVMIGNFFWKTQFLAIPFERRMLLLPHCLKHAEGCPAEYTEFGLDCERCGACSIADYKVRAEQLGYKVLVAEGSPVVLKIIVSGYIDGILGVACLNVLEKAIDKILIAGVPSYAVPLHSGDCMNTTLDQAWVWDVLEKYEPLPVRPTTSYVPMMRASSQVFEDDYQRLLPPVRTREPQRASHPVAFTEKAAYDWLAEGGRRFRPFITMAAWYAASNDEPLTAGDDTPRIPDNVARVAMAIEAFHKASLVHDDIQDDDTWRYGRKTLHREYGSSQAINIGDYLIGLGYRLIHSARHIDPEIAADILDSMSTAHIRLCDGQGAEMTWQQSPDWSLTPLDAMQIYALKTSPAFEAALYAGLRLAGHRLADSEMVSLFCRHLGVGFQILNDLKDWQGDAHNKLVAGQDALARRPTILLALALDKASDAQRVQMEHLLSEKTSDEHDEECIAQLREIFERCQVFERAEILVERCAERALTLIEQVDRQPLRDLLHFFLETVLAADSGPSPAEHLDPSEPVFANLQVPAPPVVQLQIPQA; from the coding sequence GTGTCGATATCGCCTGTTGAGGACATCCTGGCTGAATCCGAGTTCCCACCGGATGACCCAAAGCCCGTTCGTAAAAAGGGACGCCGACGCAGCACCAGTCACCTGAAAGCTGTTCCGGAGACGCTGGAGGAACGTACACGAGTTAAAGAAGCTGCCGAAGAGTTCACGCGCACGCTGGACAGGAGTCGGGCTTTTTCAAAGGATGATCTGGAAACACAGTCGCGTATGCTGATGGATCAGCTGGGGCTCCCCGAAAAATTCCTTGGTTTCACCATGGTGATGATCGGGAATTTCTTTTGGAAAACACAGTTTCTGGCCATTCCTTTCGAACGCCGCATGCTGCTGCTTCCGCATTGCCTGAAACATGCGGAAGGCTGCCCTGCCGAATACACAGAATTCGGTCTCGATTGTGAACGGTGCGGAGCATGTTCAATTGCTGACTACAAGGTCAGAGCCGAACAGCTCGGTTATAAGGTGCTTGTGGCCGAAGGCTCGCCGGTTGTCCTGAAAATTATCGTTTCCGGATATATCGACGGGATTCTGGGGGTGGCGTGCCTGAATGTCCTCGAGAAGGCCATCGACAAAATCCTGATCGCAGGAGTACCTTCCTATGCAGTACCTTTGCATTCAGGTGACTGCATGAATACCACCCTCGACCAGGCGTGGGTCTGGGATGTGCTCGAAAAGTATGAACCGCTGCCTGTACGTCCGACCACAAGCTATGTTCCAATGATGCGCGCATCGAGTCAGGTGTTCGAGGACGACTACCAGAGACTCCTGCCTCCGGTCAGGACCAGGGAACCGCAGCGAGCCAGTCATCCGGTAGCGTTCACTGAAAAGGCTGCATACGACTGGCTGGCAGAGGGAGGCCGTCGATTCCGTCCGTTTATTACAATGGCTGCCTGGTACGCAGCATCGAATGACGAACCGCTTACGGCCGGAGATGATACTCCCCGAATTCCCGATAATGTGGCCCGTGTTGCCATGGCAATCGAAGCATTCCATAAAGCTTCCCTGGTGCACGATGACATCCAGGATGATGATACATGGCGTTACGGTCGCAAAACACTGCACCGTGAATACGGTAGTTCACAGGCAATCAACATCGGAGACTATCTGATTGGCCTGGGATATCGGTTGATTCATTCCGCTCGTCATATTGATCCGGAAATTGCAGCTGACATTCTGGACAGTATGTCAACGGCTCATATTCGACTGTGTGACGGGCAGGGCGCAGAAATGACCTGGCAGCAGTCGCCCGACTGGAGTCTCACTCCCCTGGACGCGATGCAGATTTATGCGTTGAAAACGTCACCGGCCTTTGAAGCAGCGCTCTACGCCGGGTTGCGACTCGCCGGTCACAGACTGGCCGATTCTGAAATGGTCTCACTGTTCTGTCGTCATTTGGGTGTCGGTTTCCAGATCCTGAATGATCTGAAGGACTGGCAGGGTGATGCCCACAATAAACTGGTTGCCGGTCAGGATGCCCTGGCACGAAGACCAACTATTCTGCTGGCCCTGGCGCTCGACAAGGCGAGTGATGCACAGCGAGTTCAGATGGAACATCTTTTGTCAGAAAAAACATCTGATGAACACGATGAGGAATGTATTGCGCAACTGCGTGAAATTTTCGAACGGTGCCAGGTGTTTGAGAGAGCTGAAATACTGGTAGAACGATGCGCAGAACGTGCGTTGACGTTGATTGAGCAAGTGGACCGTCAGCCCCTTCGCGACCTTCTGCATTTCTTCCTGGAAACCGTTCTGGCTGCGGATAGTGGCCCGTCACCGGCGGAGCACCTTGACCCCTCAGAACCGGTTTTCGCAAATCTTCAGGTGCCCGCTCCACCTGTGGTTCAGCTGCAAATCCCTCAAGCTTAG
- a CDS encoding squalene--hopene cyclase, protein MSESATHMSVIEAADVVTDLLVSARSPQGGWTGELSTSALSTATAVMALELARRANLRQCDNLITNAVQWLANHQNPDGGWGDTNLSHSNISTSMLVNAVFCATPDGRHYRTVIESSDRYIKEHGGVDAVIGRYGKDRTFSTPILTHCALAGVVDWERVPPLPFELACIPTGFYHAVRMPVVSYALPALIAIGQVIFHHRGHWNPILRSIRRRAVKPSLSVLERIQPANGGFLEATPLTAFVCMSLLGCGLNDLTVTHRCLDFIVSSVRKDGSWPIDTNLTTWVTSLSINALSDVGKSHSSEQVLSEPERQQVRTWILDQQYQEPHPYTHADPGGWAWTDLPGGVPDADDTPGAMLALLNLRPANEDFSDREISALSAAARWLLNLQNRDGGWPTFCRGWGTLPFDRSSSDLTAHVLRALHHWLSRVPAVPASLRERAVRQSARGLDFLQKHQTSDGAWLPLWFGNQWNENDDNPLYGTARVVLALCETGRQELDSTQKGLQWLLDNQNSDGSWSARKGLPGSIEETSLAIEALSGHFPGRHSVRSGTTWLIEQIRGGRIAEPSPIGFYFAKLWYFERLYPIIFATAALRRVCQTSQLQ, encoded by the coding sequence GTGTCCGAATCTGCGACACATATGTCCGTCATCGAGGCCGCAGATGTTGTGACAGACCTTTTGGTTTCCGCACGCAGTCCACAAGGGGGGTGGACTGGTGAATTGTCAACATCAGCACTGTCAACGGCAACTGCCGTGATGGCACTCGAACTGGCTCGACGTGCAAATCTACGGCAGTGTGACAATCTGATCACGAATGCCGTACAGTGGCTGGCGAATCACCAAAATCCTGATGGCGGCTGGGGTGACACGAATCTGAGTCACAGTAACATTTCGACATCAATGCTGGTCAACGCAGTATTTTGTGCAACGCCCGATGGCAGGCACTACCGCACGGTAATCGAGTCGTCTGATCGTTACATCAAAGAACACGGCGGAGTTGACGCTGTGATTGGTCGTTACGGCAAAGACCGTACGTTTTCGACTCCCATCCTGACTCATTGTGCGCTTGCCGGAGTGGTTGACTGGGAACGCGTCCCGCCCCTGCCGTTCGAACTCGCCTGTATTCCGACCGGGTTCTACCACGCAGTCCGTATGCCGGTCGTGAGCTACGCGCTGCCTGCGCTGATTGCAATTGGTCAGGTCATTTTTCACCATCGTGGCCATTGGAATCCAATTCTGCGCAGCATCCGTCGTCGCGCGGTTAAGCCGTCGCTGAGTGTGCTGGAACGCATTCAGCCGGCGAATGGTGGATTCCTGGAAGCAACTCCGCTGACAGCTTTTGTGTGTATGAGTCTGCTGGGTTGTGGCCTGAACGATTTGACTGTGACACATCGCTGTCTGGATTTCATTGTCTCATCGGTTCGAAAAGATGGCAGCTGGCCGATCGACACAAATCTGACAACCTGGGTGACGTCACTAAGCATCAACGCACTGTCTGATGTGGGAAAGAGTCATTCTTCAGAACAGGTACTCAGTGAACCGGAGCGACAGCAGGTTCGGACCTGGATTCTGGATCAACAGTACCAGGAGCCGCATCCTTATACACATGCTGATCCGGGTGGATGGGCGTGGACGGATCTGCCAGGAGGGGTTCCGGACGCAGACGACACACCGGGAGCGATGTTAGCACTGCTGAACCTGCGTCCGGCGAATGAGGATTTCAGCGATCGGGAAATATCAGCGCTGAGTGCAGCGGCCCGGTGGTTACTTAACCTGCAAAATCGTGACGGTGGCTGGCCAACATTCTGCCGTGGCTGGGGCACACTGCCGTTCGACCGCAGTTCCAGTGATCTGACGGCTCATGTGTTGCGTGCTTTGCATCACTGGCTGTCTCGTGTTCCTGCAGTCCCTGCGTCACTGCGGGAGCGTGCGGTCAGACAGTCTGCCCGGGGGCTCGACTTTCTTCAGAAGCATCAGACATCCGATGGGGCATGGCTGCCACTGTGGTTCGGCAACCAGTGGAATGAAAACGATGACAACCCGCTGTATGGAACGGCTCGAGTTGTCCTGGCGCTCTGTGAAACGGGTCGTCAGGAACTGGATTCGACCCAAAAAGGCCTGCAATGGCTGCTCGACAACCAGAATTCCGATGGTAGCTGGTCCGCTCGAAAAGGTTTACCTGGATCGATTGAGGAGACTTCTCTGGCGATTGAAGCTCTGAGCGGACATTTTCCGGGCCGGCATAGTGTCAGAAGCGGTACAACGTGGCTGATAGAGCAAATTCGGGGCGGACGGATTGCAGAGCCGTCTCCAATCGGTTTCTATTTTGCAAAACTCTGGTATTTTGAACGCCTGTACCCGATCATATTTGCAACGGCCGCCCTGCGGCGAGTCTGCCAAACCAGTCAATTGCAGTGA
- a CDS encoding trypsin-like peptidase domain-containing protein: MGNRFRLTLLLATCTAAGAFPGLAAGDAIVLKSGQKIVGQVLKVQPDTLFVDIGIDIIRIPVVQIQSRQQETSDAGRPVAVRDEGIFQSAELSEGSVKDNVVRFGEGVVRIQTPAGLGSGFIINSRGFCVTNYHVVEGQTRIGVTIYRRRDNGEFERRSIRDVRILALNPFFDLALLEIPLQQDMQFQSVYLAEDDSVREGDPMFAIGSPLGLERSVSEGIVSTRNRNIEGVVYIQTTAQINPGNSGGPLFNNRGEVVGVINMKLLFGEGLGFAIPVAYLKHFLNNRDAFAFDRTNPNTGYHYLTPPRRRNPNMPPDRFDIR, from the coding sequence ATGGGTAACAGGTTCCGATTAACGCTCCTTCTGGCAACATGTACGGCTGCAGGGGCCTTCCCTGGACTGGCTGCCGGTGACGCCATCGTGCTGAAATCCGGCCAAAAAATCGTGGGACAGGTACTGAAAGTTCAACCCGACACCCTGTTTGTTGATATTGGCATCGACATCATCCGAATTCCTGTTGTTCAGATTCAAAGTCGCCAACAGGAGACTTCGGACGCAGGCAGACCGGTTGCAGTACGCGATGAAGGTATCTTTCAATCGGCAGAACTGTCTGAAGGTTCGGTCAAAGACAACGTTGTCAGATTCGGTGAGGGCGTAGTTCGCATCCAGACTCCAGCAGGACTTGGTTCCGGATTCATTATTAATTCCCGGGGATTCTGTGTCACCAACTATCACGTGGTGGAAGGTCAGACTCGAATCGGTGTGACCATTTATCGTCGGCGGGATAATGGAGAGTTCGAACGCCGGTCGATTCGTGACGTCAGGATTCTGGCTCTTAACCCTTTCTTCGACCTTGCGCTTCTTGAGATCCCGCTTCAACAGGACATGCAGTTCCAATCTGTGTATCTCGCTGAAGACGATTCCGTTCGGGAAGGCGATCCTATGTTCGCGATCGGGAGTCCACTGGGACTGGAACGGTCTGTTTCCGAAGGGATCGTGAGTACTCGAAATCGGAACATTGAAGGTGTTGTGTACATACAGACGACGGCGCAGATCAATCCTGGCAACAGCGGAGGCCCGTTGTTCAACAACCGCGGCGAAGTCGTCGGCGTCATTAATATGAAACTGCTGTTCGGAGAAGGACTTGGATTTGCCATTCCTGTTGCCTATCTGAAACATTTTCTGAACAATCGTGATGCATTTGCATTCGATCGAACAAATCCAAACACCGGATATCACTACCTGACACCTCCGCGTCGCAGAAACCCAAACATGCCTCCGGACAGATTCGACATCCGGTGA
- a CDS encoding DNA-3-methyladenine glycosylase, protein MSHFKAVRHLRRRDSLLRPEIDRIGRCSLQPRGGRFSLIAGAILSQQISVAAAQTIRRKLQSRLPGRRLSAKELLGLSNADFQACGVSRQKREYLRHLSQHVVDGQLNFRRLVRLPDEEVISELTRVKGIGRWTAQMFLIFGLGRPDVFAPDDLGLRNAMVRIYSLSNPTSDDLNAVAARWSPHRSVASWYLWRYLDNQPDEC, encoded by the coding sequence ATGTCACATTTCAAAGCAGTCAGGCATTTGCGGCGCCGTGACAGTTTGCTCAGACCAGAGATCGATCGAATTGGACGCTGCAGCCTGCAACCGCGAGGCGGACGATTTTCGCTGATTGCCGGTGCGATCCTTTCGCAGCAAATCTCCGTCGCTGCCGCCCAAACGATTCGTCGAAAACTGCAATCCCGGCTGCCTGGCAGAAGATTGTCTGCCAAAGAACTGCTGGGCCTGTCAAACGCCGATTTTCAGGCTTGCGGGGTGTCCCGTCAGAAGCGGGAGTACCTTCGGCATCTGTCGCAGCATGTTGTCGACGGTCAGCTGAACTTCCGCCGACTTGTTCGACTTCCCGACGAAGAAGTCATCAGTGAACTCACCAGGGTTAAAGGCATCGGACGCTGGACGGCCCAGATGTTTTTAATCTTTGGCCTGGGACGTCCGGATGTTTTTGCACCGGATGACCTTGGCCTGCGCAATGCCATGGTCCGCATCTATTCACTCTCAAATCCAACATCGGACGATCTGAACGCAGTGGCTGCCCGCTGGAGTCCTCATCGAAGCGTCGCCAGTTGGTACCTGTGGAGATATCTGGATAACCAGCCCGACGAATGCTGA
- a CDS encoding ABC transporter ATP-binding protein, with protein MHEPMIAIRDLQFSWPFGDFKLQIPLLDVAPSSAVAVTGPSGSGKTTLLNIIAGILPATDGSVVVADRELSKLTANRRRAFRLNTIGLVFQSFELIDYLNVLDNVLLPARISPALELTSVLRNRARDLLTQVGLNQAGHRSVTRLSQGERQRVSICRALLTDPSLLLADEPTGNLDPESTQQIVELLIRHVRDSGATLLMVSHDHSLLSRFDRTINFSSLCVSGRTDAGGSGAA; from the coding sequence ATGCATGAACCCATGATAGCAATTCGTGATCTGCAGTTCTCGTGGCCTTTTGGTGACTTTAAACTACAGATTCCGTTACTTGATGTCGCGCCCAGTTCAGCAGTCGCAGTTACGGGGCCGAGTGGTTCGGGAAAAACAACGTTATTGAACATCATTGCTGGAATTTTGCCGGCTACAGATGGTTCAGTCGTTGTTGCTGACCGGGAACTTTCAAAGCTGACAGCGAACCGACGACGAGCATTCCGTCTAAATACAATCGGACTTGTGTTTCAAAGCTTTGAGCTGATCGATTATCTCAATGTCCTGGATAATGTTTTACTGCCGGCACGAATCAGTCCTGCACTGGAACTGACCTCCGTACTTCGCAACCGAGCACGTGATCTGCTCACACAGGTTGGCTTAAACCAGGCGGGCCACCGTTCTGTGACGCGATTGTCACAGGGGGAACGACAACGTGTCTCAATCTGCCGGGCTTTACTGACAGACCCTTCACTGCTGCTGGCGGATGAACCAACCGGTAATCTTGACCCCGAAAGTACGCAGCAGATCGTGGAATTACTGATTCGTCATGTCCGGGATTCCGGAGCTACGCTACTGATGGTTTCTCACGATCATTCTCTGCTGTCCCGGTTTGACAGGACGATTAACTTCAGCAGTCTGTGTGTCAGCGGGCGAACAGACGCGGGAGGCTCCGGTGCTGCGTAA
- a CDS encoding aminotransferase class V-fold PLP-dependent enzyme → MFLACEDLVEAGIEEYDWWQHRTQSLLQEPPIRETADARNICSGFSGSLVRSTGAIAGWKPVVVLRGAAQIFRQFYEFSSVVRMADLPNHPNSRRERLDPSSQEMRVLGYRLVDEIISHLSDLRRQPVARRGTQADFSSLVDEPLPELPSTHDECLEFFFERILPDLTSINHPRFHAYIPGPSSFAGMLGAMLAAGTNPFVGTWLGGATVSALEITVIRWIAEMLGYDPAAAGVLTSGGSMANLTALAAARTRRTNRDTPVSIYVSSEGHASVTRAVSILGFDDDTVRTVPVNQSFQMDVNWLYSVLRDDINDGRVPLCLIANAGTTNLGTIDPLAELGEICRKHNIWFHVDAAYGGFAALTPNGRQLLAGIQQADSLTLDPHKWLYCPMGIGCVIVRDRNALTSAFRTAGDYLKDLPTDEINFYEYGPELSRPARVLPVWMVIRTCGRAQLAHQISEDMRLARMAAVLLAEDPRLDVIMPTLSVVGFRHRPRRGETEHERAARDTKLMEDSLASGELMLSTTLINGRSMLRFVVLNHHTSEADIHHSVSRIRLYAV, encoded by the coding sequence TTGTTCTTAGCATGTGAAGATCTCGTGGAGGCAGGAATTGAAGAATATGACTGGTGGCAACACCGGACTCAGAGTTTACTGCAGGAACCGCCAATTCGCGAGACTGCCGACGCCAGAAACATCTGCAGCGGGTTCTCCGGATCGCTGGTCCGCTCAACTGGAGCGATTGCAGGATGGAAACCGGTTGTAGTACTCCGTGGTGCCGCTCAGATTTTTCGACAATTTTATGAGTTTTCGAGTGTTGTCCGTATGGCTGACTTACCAAATCATCCGAATTCCCGAAGAGAACGACTTGATCCATCTTCGCAGGAGATGCGTGTACTGGGCTATCGGCTCGTGGATGAAATCATCAGTCATCTTTCTGATCTGCGCCGGCAGCCGGTTGCCAGACGGGGCACTCAGGCTGACTTCAGTTCACTGGTTGATGAGCCGCTCCCGGAACTTCCCTCAACACACGACGAGTGTCTGGAGTTCTTTTTTGAACGTATTCTGCCGGATCTGACGTCCATCAATCATCCGCGATTTCATGCCTATATTCCGGGACCGTCCAGTTTTGCAGGAATGCTTGGGGCAATGCTGGCAGCCGGGACGAATCCGTTCGTTGGCACCTGGCTGGGAGGCGCCACCGTTAGCGCCCTGGAGATCACTGTGATCCGCTGGATCGCTGAGATGCTTGGTTACGATCCTGCAGCAGCCGGCGTCTTGACCAGCGGTGGTTCCATGGCCAACCTGACGGCTCTGGCGGCAGCCCGTACTCGTCGAACAAATCGCGACACACCGGTGTCGATCTATGTGTCCAGTGAAGGACATGCGTCCGTTACGCGAGCTGTATCAATTCTTGGATTTGACGATGACACGGTTCGAACCGTGCCCGTCAATCAGTCGTTTCAGATGGACGTGAATTGGCTGTATTCCGTGTTACGCGATGACATAAACGACGGCCGAGTGCCGCTGTGTCTCATCGCCAACGCGGGGACGACTAATCTCGGAACAATCGATCCTCTTGCTGAACTCGGGGAAATCTGCAGAAAACATAATATCTGGTTTCACGTGGATGCAGCCTATGGTGGATTTGCAGCGTTGACCCCCAATGGACGGCAGCTGCTGGCCGGAATACAGCAGGCGGACTCACTGACCCTGGACCCTCATAAATGGCTGTACTGTCCGATGGGAATCGGCTGTGTGATTGTGCGGGACCGAAATGCACTGACATCGGCTTTTCGCACAGCAGGTGACTATCTTAAAGATCTGCCGACCGACGAAATTAATTTTTACGAATACGGCCCCGAACTGTCACGGCCCGCACGCGTGTTACCCGTATGGATGGTGATCCGCACCTGCGGACGTGCTCAGCTTGCGCATCAAATCAGCGAAGACATGCGACTGGCCAGAATGGCTGCTGTGCTGCTGGCCGAAGACCCGCGACTTGACGTCATTATGCCGACATTATCTGTGGTTGGATTCAGACATCGACCGCGCAGAGGTGAAACAGAACATGAGCGAGCCGCTCGTGATACGAAACTCATGGAGGACAGTCTGGCAAGCGGTGAGTTGATGCTGTCCACGACCCTGATTAACGGTCGCAGCATGCTTCGATTCGTGGTTTTGAACCATCACACCTCGGAGGCCGATATTCATCATTCCGTCAGCCGCATTCGGCTCTACGCGGTCTGA